In the genome of Pelodiscus sinensis isolate JC-2024 chromosome 3, ASM4963464v1, whole genome shotgun sequence, one region contains:
- the MRPL2 gene encoding large ribosomal subunit protein uL2m, protein MAVSSLTRALGALLLSSAPSLPQIAQPPRLVCLGRQLLPACHGFSTSAALSTTNPLWKCRIKYTTRPIGMKKTGGRDHTGRITVHGIGGGHKQRYRMIDFRRLRYEPGAEEGPFEEKVIQVRYDPCRSADIALVAGGKRKRWIVATENMQPGDLLKTSGHIGRMAVSASEGDAYPLGALPVGTLINNLESHPGKGAQYIRAAGTCGVLLRKVNGTAIVQLPSKRHMQVLETCMATVGRVSNIEHNKRVIGKAGRNRWLGKRPHTGLWHRKGGWAGRKIKPLPPMKSYVNLPSAAARA, encoded by the exons ATGGCTGTGTCCAGCCTGACTCGGGCTTTAGGGGCCCTGCTTCTGTCCTCTGCCCCGAGCCTCCCCCAG ATAGCTCAGCCTCCCAGGCTGGTCTGCCTTGGGAGgcagctcctccctgcctgccatgggttCAGCACCTCCGCGGCCCTCTCCACCACCAACCCTCTGTGGAAATGCAGGATCAAGTACACAACCAGACCCATCGGCATGAAAAAGACGGGTGGCCGAGATCACACGG GGCGCATCACTGTCCATGGTATCGGAGGGGGACACAAGCAGCGCTACCGCATGATTGACTTCCGGCGCCTGCGCTACGAGCCCGGGGCTGAGGAGGGCCCCTTCGAGGAGAAGGTGATCCAGGTCCGGTATGACCCTTGCAG GTCAGCTGATATCGCCCTGGTGGCTGGCGGCAAGCGGAAGCGCTGGATCGTTGCCACAGAGAACATGCAGCCTGGCGACCTCCTCAAAACCTCCGGACACATAGGCAGGATGGCAG TCTCTGCCAGTGAGGGGGATGCGTACCCGTTGGGGGCGCTGCCCGTGGGGACCCTGATCAACAACCTGGAAAGCCACCCCGGGAAAGGAGCGCAGTACATCCGAGCAGCAG GGACCTGTGGGGTGTTGCTGAGGAAGGTGAATGGAACGGCCATCGTGCAGCTGCCCTCTAAGAGGCACATGCAG GTGCTGGAGACCTGCATGGCCACGGTGGGGAGAGTTTCCAACATTGAGCACAACAAGCGGGTCATTGGGAAAGCTGGCCGGAACCGCTGGCTGGGCAAGCGCCCGCACACTGGCTTATGGCACCGCAAGGGCGGCTGGGCGGGGCGCAAGATCAAACCGCTCCCGCCCATGAAGAGCTACGTCAACCTGCCCTCGGCCGCAGCCCGGGCCTGA